The window CCTGCCGGGGCCGCCGGGCAGGAACAGCGATACCGCTCCAGGCTCCCCCTGGAGGAGGATATCGCCGCCGAGCTTGAAAGGGAGCGGGACGAGATCCTGGCCCGCTACCCCTTCCTGGAAGAATGACATTCCCGTGCCTTGACAAAACGAATTCATCGGGGCTATAGTAGAGACGCAGGGGAACTTGAAAAAGCAGAATATTCTGCGCGCTTGATGAGTGCGTTCAGGGTGTTTTGCCCCACATACATGCAACAGGTGTACCTTCTACCGGGGAAGCTCCGCTTCCCCGGTTTTTTTTATTCTTTGCACCACACTTTCATCAGAATATGGAGGGAATAACATGGCAAAGCCGATAGTTGCGCGGTGGGAATGGAGGACCTTCGGGGCGGGATTCGACGAACCGGAGGAAAGGATCCGGACGTACGAACAGGGCAATTTCAAGGAGAGCGGGGAAGTGTACGTGCTCTCGAAGAACAGCGACGAGAACGTGAAGGTCCGGGACGACCTTCTTGACATCAAGTCCCTGCAGGAAGTGAACGCCGACGGTCTCGAACAGTGGTTCCCTGTGCTGAAGGCAGGTTTTCCCATCTCCGTGGAGGACCTGAAGAAGGTTTTCGGCTATTTCAAGGCCCCCGAGCCCATTTTCGGGCGGAAGGAATATACCTTCGACCAGTTCCTGAACGAGATCGTCCGTCCCAACCAGAATCTCCGGCTCGTCCAGGTGAAGAAGAAGCGGTATATCTACGTCATCAACGGGGCGGTCACCGAGATCGCCGAGACCGAATTCGACGGTGTGGCCCTCAGGACCATCTGCGTGGAGCACGAGGACCCCGAGGTGGTCATGAAGACGGTGCGGGAACTCGGAATGGAAGATCTGCCCAACATCAACTACATCCAGGCGATGAAAAAGACCGTGGGGATGGCGTGATTCCATGGACACCGTCAAGGCAGTCATAGACGTCGGCACCAATTCCATCAAGTTCCACGCCGCGAAGAAAAAAGCGGACGGGTCCCTTGAGACCGTGCTGGACAAAAACGACATCGCCCGCCTCGGCGAGGGGCTCAGGGAAACGGGGCTGATCGCTCCGGAAGCCCTTGAACGGAACGCCCTGTCCGTGGCGGCCTTCGCAGAAAAAGCGAAGGAGCTGGGTGCCGTGCCGGAGATCGTAGGCACCATGGCCCTCCGGACGGCGAAGAACGCAGCGGACTTCGCCTCCAGGGTGAAGGAGCTTACGGGCCTCGATGTCAGGATCATTCCCGGCGAGGAGGAGGCCAGGCTTTCCTACCTTGCCGTCCTTTCCGGCCTTCCCCTCGCTGGAGGGGAGCTCGTCACCTTCGATACGGGCGGAGGAAGCACGGAATTCGTCTACGGCAGGGGCACGGAAATGGTGCGGAAGTTCAGCATACCCCTGGGGGCGGTGCGCATCACCGAGGAATTCTTCGCCGACGACCCGGTTCGTCCGGGCTCGGTGGACGCTGCGGTGAAGGAAATCCGCTCGAGCCTCACCGGCGGAGGGGTACTCGGCTCCCCCGAGGTGATCGTGGGCATGGGCGGAACCGTCACGAGCCTTGCATCCGTCAAGTTCAAAATGGAAACCTACGACCCCGACGTGGTCCAGGGGTCGGTCCTCACCCTGGCGGAGCTGAAGGACATGGCCGCCATGTTCGCCTCCATGACGCTGGAAGAGCGGAAAGGGGTGACGGGATTGCAGCCGAAGCGGGCTGATGTTATCCTTGCCGGAACATGTATCGTCTGCGCCATCCTGGAACTGCTCGGCGCCTCCTCGTTCACCGTGAGCGACAGGGGCCTGCGCCACGGGCTGGCCTACGAACTTTTCAACCAATAGGGGAATTCGCCCGGGAAAACAGGATCCGGGGCAGGGAAATTCCAAAAATTCTCAGGAGGTGTTTTTTCATGAAACGGATCATTGCCGTTCTGTGCATCGCGAGTCTCGCTGTGCTCGGGGCCTCGGCCGCCTTCGCGGCCTACCCTGAAAAACCCATACGAGTGGTCAACTACGTGGGACCGGGCGGCCTCATGGACGTGACGAGCAGGAAATTCGTCTCCATAGCCAAAAAATTCACCGACGCCACCTTCGTGGTGGAAAACAGAGAGGGCGCCGGCGGCCTGGTGGGGATGCAGGCGGTGCTCGAGCAGCCCGCCGACGGATACACCGTCTTCGCCGCCACCACGTCCAACATAGCGAAGGTGCTCACGTCCAAGAAGGATGTGGATGAGTTCATCTGGGGATTCGAATGGATCGCCATGCTCATGAAGGACCCCGAGTGTCTCATCGCTGCCAAAGACAGCCCCCTCAACACCTGGGAGGCCGTCTTCAAAGAAGCGCAGGAGAAAAAGGGCGCCCAGCTCTGGACAGGTCCCGCCGCGGGAGGCAACGACCACCTCATGGCCATGAAGGTCTGGGAGAAGAGCGGAATGAGCGCGAAGTGGATTCCCTACAACACAGGCCCTGAAGCCATGATGGCCCTTCTCAGCGGCCAGGGTGCGGTGTACGTGGGCAACCCCGCCGACATCGGCGGACGGGAAGGCTTTACCATCGTCGCCATTGCCCGCAAGGAGCGTTCCCCGAAGTTCCCGGACGCCCCCACCTTCACGGAACTCGGAATCCAGGGGCTCGAGGACGAGGCCATGTGGCGGGGCTTCGCCATGAGGAAGGGATCCCCCGAAGAAGCCATGGCCTGGTGGGAGGATCTTCTGAAAAAAGTGGCCGCCGACCCCGAGTGGAGGGAATTCCTGGAGAAGGACGGCATCGACGTGGTGGACTACGGCCGTCCCGAATTTACCGCCCAGATCAAGAAGGACATCGAGGACTCGACTCACTACCTCAAGCAGTACGGCCTGATCAAGTAAGCGTCTTTGCAGGCTGAAGAGGGATGCCCCCGGGGCGTCGTCGGAGAAGGCGGCGCCCCGTTTTCTTTACCGGGGGCTCTGGAAAAATCATTACTTCGGGCGATACCGCCCGGGGAGGTGGAAACTGGTGGAAGAAATGCTCGTTTTTCTCTCGGGAGGCACAGGGCTGCTTCTCTGGGCCGCAGGCCTCCCGGCAGTGCTGTTGGCAGTGTGGGCCGCCACGGGACGGGAGCGCCTGGCCCCGTTCCGGGTCCGGATGCTCATCTGCGCGGCCCTTTTGTATCTTTCCTTCGTCTTTTTCTTTCTGTCCTTCGGTCTCGAGGAGATCGAGGCCGTGGGGAGCAGCGCCAGGACAGCGCCGAGGCTCTGGGCGGCGGGACTCGCCCTCTTTACCGCCGACCAGCTTCGCCGCACGTTCCAGGGCCGGGCTCCCCGTGATCCGGAAAGCGGCGACATCCGGCGGGTTCTCGCCACCGCGGCGGTGGTGGCCTTTTCCCTTTGGGGAATGGACATCGTTGGGTATTATCTGTCGTCGGCCGTCATGCTCCTCGTGCTCTGCGTCCTTCTCGGCGAGAGGCGTCCGCTCGTGGTCCTGTCCCTCGCCGGGGGATGGGTCCTGTTCTCCTGGGCCGTGTTCTCCCGAATGCTGACCCTCAATCTGCCCGAGGGGCTTTTTTTCTAAGAAGGGGGAGCGACTGAATGGAAATCCTTTCGAATCTTGCTGAAGGGCTCGGCGCACTCATGGCCCCCGTTCCCCTTCTCGTGATCCTGGCAGGCGTGTGCGTTGGCATTCTCGGCGGGGCCATGCCCGGAATCTCGCCCTCCATGGCGGTGGCCCTGCTGCTTCCCTTCACCTTCGGCATGTCGCCGGCCATGGGACTCGTCATGCTCTGCGCCATCTACCTGGCGGCGAATTACGGCGGGTCCGTCACGGCGGTCATGATCAACACCCCGGGAACGCCTTCAGCGGTGGTCACCGCCTTCGACGGATACCCCCTCACCAGGAACGGGAAGGCGGGTACGGCCCTGGGCATCTCTCTCATCGCGTCGGTGGTGGGAGGATTTGTCGGCATCGCCATCCTGGTGCTCTTTTCCGCTCCCCTGGCCAGGTTCGCCCTGAAGTTCTGGCCTGCGGAATATTTCGCCCTGGCCATCCTGGGCCTTTCCACCATAGCCTCCCTTGGAGGCGGGCGGTGGCTCGAGTCCTTCATCGCCGTCCTTCTCGGCCTGCTGCTGAACACCATCGGACTGGATCCCCTCAGCGGGGTCAGCCGGTACACCTTCGATGTTCTCCGCCTGTACGACGGATTTTCCTTCATTCCCGTCCTCATCGGCCTGTTCGCCCTGAGCGAGGTATTCTCCGGCATCGAGTCGGGGGAAATCGGACATCCTCCGGCAGCCCCCGACAAAGAACGGTCGCCCTGGCCCAGCCTCAGGGATTATATGAAGCTGAAGTTCTCCATGCTCCGGGCGGGAGTCCTTGGAACAGTGATCGGCATATTCCCTGGTGCCGGAGGTACGATAGCCTCATTCATCGCCTATGACGTGGAAAAGCGCCTGAGCAAAAACCCCGCCGAGTTCGGTCAGGGTGCTCCCGCAGGCGTGGCGGCCGCTGAGGCGTCCAACAGCGCGTCCGTCGGCGGAGCCCTTGTTCCGCTGCTGACTCTCGGCATTCCGGGAAGCTCGTCGGCGGCAGTCCTCATCGGGGCCCTCATGATCCACAACCTCCAGCCCGGGCCGGAGCTCTTCACCAAGCATCCGGAGATAGTCAACACCCTTTTCTCCAGCCTCCTGGTGGCCAATGTGTTCATCCTGGCCCTCGGTCTCCTCGGCGCCAGGCTCTGGATCAAGGCCGCCCTCATACCGAAGCGGCTGCTCTATCCCCTCATTTTCGCCTTTTCCTTCATCGGCAGCTACGCGGTGCGGTCCTCCGTCTTTGACGTGGGGGTGTGCCTCGTTTTCGGCCTCGTGGGATGGCTTCTCTCCAGGGCGAAGTTTCCCGTTTCCCCCGTGGTCCTCGGAATGATCCTCGGCACCATGATCGAGAAGAATCTCAGGGCGACCCTCATGATGGGAGGATTCTCCCTCTTCGTGCAGCGGCCCCTTTCCCTGACCCTGCTTCTTCTGGCCCTCGCCTCGGTGGCTGTGCCCGCCCTGCGGGAGCGGAGAGCTGCCCGGAAGGGAATACTGTGAGCACCCATCTTTTTTCGTACTTCAATATCCTGGGCGGTCTGGCTCTTTTTCTTTACGGTGTCGAAAAAACCACCGCCGCCTTCGGATCCAGTTTCGGTGCCGGTTCAAAGGACCTGATGGTTCGTTTTACCCGGCAGAAACCCATGGCCTTCCTTTTCGGCGTGGCCCTTGCTGCCATCGCCCAGGGGAGCACCGTGGCCACGTCCTTCGCCATAGGCTTCGTGGACGTGGGCATGCTCTCCTTTGCCGGCTCCGTGGTGGTGATGATGGGGGCCAGCGTGGGAGGCACCTTCGTGACCTTCCTGCTCAGCCTCGACATCGCCGTCATCTCACCGCTCCTTTTCGCGGTAAGCTTGCTCCTTGTCCGGTATGGCCGGGGGAAGGCCTATCGGCTCGGCACTGTCCTCCAGGGGCTTTCCCTCCTTCTTTTGGGCATGTTCGTCCTCAAACTCGGGGTTCAGCCTCTCCTGGCGACCCCCGGTTTTGCGGCCCTGGCGGCCCATGCGGGGGAAAACGGCTTTTTGACGGGAATCGCGGCCTTTGTCGTCACGGCCATTCTGCAAAACAGCTCCGCCGTCATGGCCCTGGCGGTGACCCTTGCCACCTCCGGCGCCATGCCGGTGGCGGCGGTCCTCCCGGTGATTCTGGGATCCCACGTGGGGTCCTCGGTGACAACCCTCATCGCGGGCATGTCGGGCAAACAGAACGCCAGGAAACTCGGCATCTGCTCCTTTGTCTACAAGGTGCTCTGCCTTCCCCTGTACATTCCCGTCCTTCCGTGGTTTGAAAACTACATCTTCAACGGGCCCGGGGGATTGGCGAGCAAGATCGTCCTTGCTCAGGTCGGGGTGGCCCTGTACAACGCCGTCGTTTTCTACCCTTTCACGGAAACCCTCGCCCGATTCTCCGCCGCCATCGCCGAGCGAGCGGGGCGGGAGCGCCTGGCTGCCCCGGTCTATCTCGACGAGGATCTACTTGAAATACCGTCCCTGGCCATCCTGCTGCTTTCGAAAGAGATGATCAGGCTGGCGAACTACATCGAAATGTACTGCCAGGTTCTCTTCGTTTCCGGCCCGAACGGAAACAAGGTGTTCCAGGAGCTTCCCGGGGCCATCCGGGAACTTTCGGAGGCATGCGAGGAGTACATGTACGGCATCCACATCCCATCGGACGACGACGTTCTTCGGGAAAACTACTCCACGGTGTCCTATTCCATGGTATCCTTCCGGCAGATGGCGAAAATTCTTTCCGGGGAGCTGCGGCTTCTCGCCGAGGCAGGAGTGGGAGGGCAGCTCGCCAGGGAGCTCGGGAAGACCACCTGGGACGAGCTCACCAGGGTGGCCATGACGGATATCCGGCTTGCCCTGAGGGCCTTCGCCCTGGGGGACGTGGATTTCGCCGTCGTTGCCGGGAAATATGAACGGGAGTTTGAGGAACTGGACAGGAGAATCCGGCTGCGCCTCGGCGCGGACGCCCTCAACCGCAGGGAGCTCGCTCCCCTCGTGGACTTCCTGTCCCAGATTTTCCTTCTCGTGAAGACATCCCTCGAGATTGCCCGGGGTGAAGCCTACCGGGAAGGTATGGTTCGGAAATAGCCCAGGAGGTGGAGCAGCCCAGTGACCCACGGAAAAAACAACAAGTCCATTCAGGCCTTTCTTTATGCGTCCGACCGGGAACGCATCGTCACCACGGTGATCCGGATGGGGGAGATGGCGGCGGACGCTCTTCAAAATGCGGTGAATGCCCTTTTCAACCATGATGCGATCCTGGCCCAGAAAGTCATCTTCAACGACGACTTCATCGACAGGCTGGAGGAGGCCGTGGACCAGGAGTGCCTCGGATCCATCGCCATGAGAAGCCCCGGCAAGGAAGAGCTCTGCTTTGTTTTCGGTGTCCTGAAAATCATCACAGACCTGGAGCGTATCGGCGACCAGGCGGTGAATATCGCCGAAAAAGCCCTGAAGATACGGAGTGCCACCGCCTTCCCCAAGAAGGACAGGATCCTGTCCATGCTGGACACGGTACTCTCCATGTTCCGCCATGCCCTCGAGGCATTCCGCACCGGCGACAGGGAGGCCGCCTCCGCCCTCTGGAAGCAGGACGACGTGGTGGATGAGATCTACGCCCAGTGCTACGAAGAATTTATCGATTCGGCCATCGCCGGGGCAGCGGGAAACCACGAGGAGGTGGAGCGGGGGGCCGTGGAACTGTGGGCCGCCCGTCACCTCGAAAGGGCGGGAGACCACGTGATCAATATCGCGGAGAGGGTCTATTTCATGGTGGAGGGCAAGTATTTCCCGAGCAGGGAAGAACGGGAAAAGAACAGGAAAACGGATGACAGGACAAATCGATGACAGAAACCCCGGAAGGACGCCCTCGAAACGAGAGCGTCCTTTTTTTCTGACCAATCTTGACAGATGTGGAAAAACGGATATAATTTCCATAGTCAGCATTAGTCAGTAAATCAGGGGGGAGACACCATGAAAAAAGCGGTCGGAATAGATCTTGGAACAACAAATTCAGTCATTGCGGTCATAGAGGGCGGTTCGCCCGAAGTCGTGGCCAACGCCGAGGGAGGGAGGACCACTCCTTCGGTGGTGGCCTTTACCAGGGAAGGGGACAGGCTGGTCGGTTCTCTCGCGAAGCGGCAGGCCACCCTCAATCCTGACGGGACCCTCTTCTCGGTGAAGCGGTTCATCGGCAGGAAATACAATGAAGTGGGGTCGGAGCTGAAGATCGTTCCCTA of the Aminivibrio pyruvatiphilus genome contains:
- the phoU gene encoding phosphate signaling complex protein PhoU, translated to MTHGKNNKSIQAFLYASDRERIVTTVIRMGEMAADALQNAVNALFNHDAILAQKVIFNDDFIDRLEEAVDQECLGSIAMRSPGKEELCFVFGVLKIITDLERIGDQAVNIAEKALKIRSATAFPKKDRILSMLDTVLSMFRHALEAFRTGDREAASALWKQDDVVDEIYAQCYEEFIDSAIAGAAGNHEEVERGAVELWAARHLERAGDHVINIAERVYFMVEGKYFPSREEREKNRKTDDRTNR
- a CDS encoding tripartite tricarboxylate transporter TctB family protein, translating into MLVFLSGGTGLLLWAAGLPAVLLAVWAATGRERLAPFRVRMLICAALLYLSFVFFFLSFGLEEIEAVGSSARTAPRLWAAGLALFTADQLRRTFQGRAPRDPESGDIRRVLATAAVVAFSLWGMDIVGYYLSSAVMLLVLCVLLGERRPLVVLSLAGGWVLFSWAVFSRMLTLNLPEGLFF
- a CDS encoding Bug family tripartite tricarboxylate transporter substrate binding protein, which translates into the protein MKRIIAVLCIASLAVLGASAAFAAYPEKPIRVVNYVGPGGLMDVTSRKFVSIAKKFTDATFVVENREGAGGLVGMQAVLEQPADGYTVFAATTSNIAKVLTSKKDVDEFIWGFEWIAMLMKDPECLIAAKDSPLNTWEAVFKEAQEKKGAQLWTGPAAGGNDHLMAMKVWEKSGMSAKWIPYNTGPEAMMALLSGQGAVYVGNPADIGGREGFTIVAIARKERSPKFPDAPTFTELGIQGLEDEAMWRGFAMRKGSPEEAMAWWEDLLKKVAADPEWREFLEKDGIDVVDYGRPEFTAQIKKDIEDSTHYLKQYGLIK
- a CDS encoding tripartite tricarboxylate transporter permease; protein product: MEILSNLAEGLGALMAPVPLLVILAGVCVGILGGAMPGISPSMAVALLLPFTFGMSPAMGLVMLCAIYLAANYGGSVTAVMINTPGTPSAVVTAFDGYPLTRNGKAGTALGISLIASVVGGFVGIAILVLFSAPLARFALKFWPAEYFALAILGLSTIASLGGGRWLESFIAVLLGLLLNTIGLDPLSGVSRYTFDVLRLYDGFSFIPVLIGLFALSEVFSGIESGEIGHPPAAPDKERSPWPSLRDYMKLKFSMLRAGVLGTVIGIFPGAGGTIASFIAYDVEKRLSKNPAEFGQGAPAGVAAAEASNSASVGGALVPLLTLGIPGSSSAAVLIGALMIHNLQPGPELFTKHPEIVNTLFSSLLVANVFILALGLLGARLWIKAALIPKRLLYPLIFAFSFIGSYAVRSSVFDVGVCLVFGLVGWLLSRAKFPVSPVVLGMILGTMIEKNLRATLMMGGFSLFVQRPLSLTLLLLALASVAVPALRERRAARKGIL
- a CDS encoding Ppx/GppA phosphatase family protein; translated protein: MDTVKAVIDVGTNSIKFHAAKKKADGSLETVLDKNDIARLGEGLRETGLIAPEALERNALSVAAFAEKAKELGAVPEIVGTMALRTAKNAADFASRVKELTGLDVRIIPGEEEARLSYLAVLSGLPLAGGELVTFDTGGGSTEFVYGRGTEMVRKFSIPLGAVRITEEFFADDPVRPGSVDAAVKEIRSSLTGGGVLGSPEVIVGMGGTVTSLASVKFKMETYDPDVVQGSVLTLAELKDMAAMFASMTLEERKGVTGLQPKRADVILAGTCIVCAILELLGASSFTVSDRGLRHGLAYELFNQ
- a CDS encoding Na/Pi cotransporter family protein, encoding MSTHLFSYFNILGGLALFLYGVEKTTAAFGSSFGAGSKDLMVRFTRQKPMAFLFGVALAAIAQGSTVATSFAIGFVDVGMLSFAGSVVVMMGASVGGTFVTFLLSLDIAVISPLLFAVSLLLVRYGRGKAYRLGTVLQGLSLLLLGMFVLKLGVQPLLATPGFAALAAHAGENGFLTGIAAFVVTAILQNSSAVMALAVTLATSGAMPVAAVLPVILGSHVGSSVTTLIAGMSGKQNARKLGICSFVYKVLCLPLYIPVLPWFENYIFNGPGGLASKIVLAQVGVALYNAVVFYPFTETLARFSAAIAERAGRERLAAPVYLDEDLLEIPSLAILLLSKEMIRLANYIEMYCQVLFVSGPNGNKVFQELPGAIRELSEACEEYMYGIHIPSDDDVLRENYSTVSYSMVSFRQMAKILSGELRLLAEAGVGGQLARELGKTTWDELTRVAMTDIRLALRAFALGDVDFAVVAGKYEREFEELDRRIRLRLGADALNRRELAPLVDFLSQIFLLVKTSLEIARGEAYREGMVRK